From the Harpia harpyja isolate bHarHar1 chromosome 16, bHarHar1 primary haplotype, whole genome shotgun sequence genome, one window contains:
- the CNKSR1 gene encoding connector enhancer of kinase suppressor of ras 1, with protein sequence MEPVGAWSPARAAAWLRGLDAAVQGYPFEAWGLSGLDLLGLSAGALEALGVRRLGHQELLLEAVEQLRALDTGLASTSLRTLTERLRELAQGTQSLVLGGLPAGADHRPPPLTLLARIVDLVGAAKGLFSWLNRYLFSTLNDFSASRDIVLLCVQLAETLQADCPAAERDSRILWICQHIVGICESIVGCSPPALLDRRAVLQRVGLALPPGLQGSPPMSPDTLSLPPGLWGSPPASPDTPKLPPSPWGSTPPSPDTLTLPSAPVGSPPPLLTTLLGLKITSTSSCLHFVSATTSEALAIYGGRILPGDEIVQVNEQVVVGWTRVNLAKKLLEKSSGVTLVLKKIPLDLPSSPTSPRQQLPGAFLDAADHPGTRSGECPGSPVSLTSSAAADLDSGPDSAPDLVTDEEDGGDERDLRLPGATVGQLPRLPGHGSAEEVTWEGGTSSGTPCSLGTLAATGPCAAELSPAAAPTAGTGGAESSRLPGKGSPQTGHRPKGVATRLSRRRVSCRDLGRVDCDGWLLKKKDHVGFMAQKWKRCWFVLKGHTLYWYHHPNDEKAAGLINVATYDLESTREQKKKYVFQLSHERYKPFIFAAETLADLSMWVSHLITAKTKYTLAHQSVPDREEDCYSETEAEDPDDESPRQACDSPKKRLPSSSNAPEKAQLFPASGEPSSAASSPQGSPRPCSPMDSAGEDLECLMRCLKQGGVSLIGRQRFLTQEQCRKSFIRRNKNPHINEKVHVVRALQSTLKAKLVELQALEQLLSDAALTSEKFTRWKEEHQELYQELREWWARQQGQDGDGGLGAEHSTPKEAAEP encoded by the exons ATGGAACCCGTGGGTGCCTGGAGCCCCGCACGGGCAGCCGCTTGGCTCCGAG ggctgGACGCGGCGGTACAGGGGTACCCCTTCGAGGCCTGGGGGCTGTCGGGGCTCGACCTGCTGGGGCTGTCGGCGGGGGCACTGGAGGCACTGGGCGTGCGGCGCTTGGggcaccaggagctgctgctggaggcggTGGAGCAGCTCCGAGCCCTG gacacgGGGCTGGCGAGCACCAGCCTGCGGACGCTGACGGAGAGGCTGCGGGAGCTGGCGCAGGGCACCCAGAgcctggtgctgggggggctgccggcgggggctGACCACCGGccaccccccctcaccctcctgGCCCGAATCGTCGACCTGGTCGGTGCTGCCAAGGGGCTCTTCTCCTGGCTCAACAG GTACCTCTTCTCCACCCTCAACGACTTTTCGGCCAGCCGGGACATCGTCCTGCTCTGCGTCCAGCTGGCAGAGACGCTGCAGGCg gacTGTCCTGCAGCTGAGAGGGACAGCCGGATCCTGTGGATT TGCCAGCACATCGTGGGCATCTGCGAGAGCATCGTGGGCTGCAGCCCCCCGGCGCTGCTGGACCGCAGGGCTGTGCTTCAGCGCGTGGGGCTGGCGCTACCCCCCGGCCTGCAGGGCAGCCCCCCGATGTCCCCCGACACCCTGTCGCTGCCCCCTGGCCTATGGGGCAGCCCCCCAGCATCCCCTGACACCCCAAAgctgccccccagcccgtggGGGAGCACCCCGCCGTCCCCTGACACCCTGACGCTGCCCTCTGCCCCCGTGGGGAGCCCCCCGCCGCTCCTCACCACCCTGCTG ggccTCAAGATcacctccaccagctcctgcctgcacttCGTGTCCGCGACCACCTCGGAG gccTTGGCCATCTAcgggggccgcatcctgcccggAGACGAGATCGTGCAGGTCAATGAGCAGGTCGTG GTGGGTTGGACACGCGTCAACCTGGCGAAGAAGCTGCTGGAGAAGTCGAGCGGGGTGACGCTGGTGCTCAAGAAGATCCCCCTCGACCTGCCCAGCTCACCCACCTCTCCCAGGCAGCAG CTCCCAGGAGCATTTTTGGATGCCGCGGATCACCCCGGCACCAGGAGCGGCGAGTGCCCGGGCAGCCCCGTGTCCCTGACCTCCAG CGCTGCTGCCGACCTGGACTCGGGGCCAGACTCGGCACCGGACCTCGTCACTGACGAAGAGGACGGAGGGGACGAGCGGGACTTGAGGCTGCCCGGGGCGACTGTGGGGCAGCTGCCACGGCTGCCCGGCCACG GTTCTGCGGAGGAGGTGACGTGGGAGGGTGGCACCTCATCGGGCACCCCGTGCTCCCTGGGCACCCTTGCTGCCACCGGACCCTGTGCCGCGGAGCTCAGCCCCGCGGCAGCCCCCACGGCAGGGACTGGGGGTGCAGAGTCCAGCCGGCTCCCTGGGAAG GGCAGTCCCCAGACGGGACACAGACCAAAAG GAGTGGCGACCAGGCTGAGCCGCCGGCGGGTCTCGTGCCGGGACCTGGGCCGGGTGGACTGCGATGGCTGGCTCCTGAAGAAGAAGGACCACGTGGGCTTCATGGCCCAGAAGTGGAAGCGGTGCTGGTTTGTGCTGAAGGGCCACACGCTCTACTGGTACCACCACCCCAAC GATGAGAAGGCTGCGGGACTCATCAACGTGGCCACCTATGACCTGGAGAGCACGAGGGAGCAGAAGAAGAAATA TGTGTTCCAGCTCTCCCATGAGAGGTACAAGCCCTTCATCTTTGCCGCAGAAACGCTGGCTGATTTGAGCAT GTGGGTCAGTCACCTAATAACAGCCAAAACAAAGTACACGCTGGCCCACCAGTCGGTCCCAGACAGGGAGGAAG ACTGCTACAGCGAGACAGAAGCCGAGGACCCCGATGACGAGTCCCCCAGGCAGGCATGCGACTCA CCAAAGAAGAGGTTGCCCTCTTCTTCAAACGCCCCGGAGAaagcccagctcttcccagccagCGGCGAACCCAGCAGCgcagccagcagcccccagggcagcccccggccctgcTCGCCCATGG ACTCCGCTGGGGAGGATCTCGAGTGCCTGATGCGGTGCCTGAAGCAGGGTGGGGTGTCCCTCATCGGGCGGCAGCGGTTCCTGACACAGGAGCAGTGCCGCAAGTCCTTCATCCGACGCAACAAGAACCCCCACATCAACGAGAAGGTGCACGTGGTGCGGGCCCTGCAGAGCACGCTCAAG GCGAAGCTGGTGGAGCTGCAGGCTCTGGAGCAGCTGCTCAGCGATGCTGCGCTCACCTCGGAGAAGTTCACGCGCTGGAaggaagagcaccaagagctgtACCAGGAGCTGCGGGAGTGGTGGGCACGGCAGCAGGGCCAGGATGGCGACGGGGGGCTTGGGGCTGAGCACAGCACCCCTAAAGAGGCAGCCGAACCCTGA